In Novipirellula artificiosorum, the following proteins share a genomic window:
- a CDS encoding Hcp family type VI secretion system effector, giving the protein MAAYIKFDGVDGECLDKDHKKWSDLLSFSQGVHKPGGGATGSTRRRGDTILEDIQCVKELDKSSPKIAEAVCKGKVFPKVEIELTASYTDAGRVTYYRYELKNVSVTSYQIGGAGQADDVPTENFSLNFEEIKVTYTENDSAGKKKGNVEYSWKVEEGES; this is encoded by the coding sequence ATGGCTGCTTACATTAAATTCGATGGCGTTGATGGCGAATGCCTCGACAAGGATCACAAAAAGTGGAGCGATTTGTTATCGTTTAGCCAGGGGGTTCATAAACCAGGTGGCGGAGCGACGGGGTCCACGCGCCGTCGCGGCGACACGATCTTGGAAGACATCCAGTGTGTCAAGGAACTGGACAAGTCCAGCCCGAAAATTGCCGAAGCGGTATGCAAGGGTAAGGTTTTCCCGAAGGTCGAGATCGAACTCACTGCATCCTACACCGATGCCGGCCGAGTGACCTACTATCGCTACGAACTGAAGAATGTTTCGGTCACCAGTTATCAAATCGGCGGTGCTGGACAAGCCGACGATGTGCCGACCGAGAATTTCTCACTGAACTTTGAAGAAATCAAAGTGACCTACACCGAAAACGACAGTGCAGGCAAGAAGAAAGGCAACGTCGAGTACAGCTGGAAAGTTGAAGAGGGCGAATCCTAA